The sequence GGGGCTGGAGACGCCGGTGACGCCCGGCCAGACGGTCTCGATCGTCCCCGCCGTGGCCGGCGGCGCCTGAACCTCCCGAATCCGCCGGATCCGCTTCTCAACCCCCCGAACCGGGCTGCCGATAGCCTCAGCATGGCCGAGGTCCTGATCGTGGACGACGACGTCGACATCCGCGCCATCCTCGCCTTCACCCTGGAGGACGCCGGCTTCGAGGTGCGGGAGGCGGCCGACGGGAACCAGGCCATCGCCGCCCTCCAGCGCTCGGCGCCCGACTGCCTGGTGCTGGACGTCATGATGCCGGGGTTCGACGGGTTCGGCGTCCTCCGGGCCCGCCGCCAGTCGAACCTGGCCCCCGAGGCGAGGGTCATCCTGCTCACGGCCCGGACGGCCGAACGCGACTTCGTGCGGGGCTGGGAGCTCGGGGCCGACGAGTACCTCACCAAGCCCTTCGACCCCGACGAGCTCGTCGTCACCGTGCGCCGCCTGCTCAAGACGTCGCCCACCCAGCTGGCCGAGCGCCGCGAGGCCGAGCTGAAGAAGGCCGAGCTGCTCGAGCGCCTGGAGTCGGCGTTCAACCGCCCCCGCCGCTTCGGCGCCGAGCCCGAGGCGGGGCGCCGGGCCTGACGGCCCGGCGATGCCCTCCTCCCGGCCGGAGCCCCATCCCCGGCCTCCTCGCCGAGGCGGGGCCCCAGCCCCGCCCGGCGCCGTCCGGGCCTGACGGCCCGGCGATGCCCTCCTCCCGGCCGGGGCCCCAGGGCCGTTGGCACTCGCTTGCGTTGAGTGCCAGCTTGGTCGTACGCTTAGCACTCAGATACCGAGAGTGCTAACGCCCGCGAACCCGGGAGGGATTCACCGCGATGCCCAAGATGATTGCATTCGACGAGCAGGCCCGCCGTGCGCTCGAGAACGGCATGAACCAGCTCGCCGATGCCGTACGAGTGACGCTCGGCCCCAAGGGCCGCAACGTCGTGCTCGACAAGAAGTGGGGTGCGCCCACGATCACCAACGACGGCGTCTCCATCGCCAAGGAGATCGACCTCGAGGACCCCTACGAGCGCATCGGCGCCGAGCTGGTGAAGGAGGTCGCCAAGAAGACCGACGACGTCGCCGGTGACGGCACCACCACCGCCACCGTGCTGGCCTGGGCCATGGTCCGGGAGGGCCTGCGCAACGTGGCCGCCGGCGCCAACCCGATGTCGCTGAAGCGGGGCATCGAGGCCGCCGTCGAGGCCGCCGTCAGCGCCCTGAAGGACATCTCCAAGGACGTCGAGTCCAAGGACCAGATCGCCCAGGTGGCGTCGATCTCGGCGGCCGACAACGAGATCGGCGGGATGATCTCCGAGGCCATCGACAAGGTGGGCAAGGACG is a genomic window of Acidimicrobiales bacterium containing:
- a CDS encoding response regulator, with the protein product MAEVLIVDDDVDIRAILAFTLEDAGFEVREAADGNQAIAALQRSAPDCLVLDVMMPGFDGFGVLRARRQSNLAPEARVILLTARTAERDFVRGWELGADEYLTKPFDPDELVVTVRRLLKTSPTQLAERREAELKKAELLERLESAFNRPRRFGAEPEAGRRA